TGGACGGCGTGAAAATGCTGCGGCGCTGCAATTACCAGACGCTCGCCGTGGAGAACGTGGCCGAACTCCCGGAAGATCGCGGCCTCTACAGCTACGGGACGGTGTCGCGCGACCACCGGTACTACGCCGTGGCCGTGCGGCCGCTGGAGGGCGGGCCCGCGAAGGTACACCTGCTGGACATCGCGGCGAACACGTGGAGCATGCTGCTGGACAAGCCGGGATACCACGCGAAGCACGAGCAGTTCTCGAGCGACGGGCGGAACCGGGTGCTGATCCAGCTGAACCAGGAACCCGATGTGAAGATGGTGTTGCTCAGCGAACTGGAGATCGGCGGCGGCGAAACGCGCTTTCCGGCGGACCAGCCGTATACCCTTCGCCCGACGGGCCACGAGGCCTGGATCGGCACGACCAGCGAGATCCTTTTTTCGACGGCGACGGACGACAGGACCCCGGGCAACCTGTGGCGCGGGAAAGTGGGCGACGCCTCCCCCACGCTGGTTTATGAAGGCAAGCGCTTTAACCATGTGAGCGTGTCGAAGGATGGCCGGTACTGGATTGGCGACACGAGCGAGGAGGGGGTGCCGATCTACATCGGCAACTTCGAGACCGGCGAGGCCCGGCGGGCGGTCTTTTCCCGAACGGAAAGCGATGGCAAACAATGGAGCCACACCCACCCGTACCTGACGGCGGACAACCAATGGCTCATCTTCGGCGCGCGGCGCGACGGGCATCCCCAGGTCTACGGCGCGAAGCTGAAGGCGGGGTGGCTGGGGTCGTTTTGATCGGGTTGCGCGGCGGCGATTGACTGCGGCAACCTCCCGTGGGATAATTGCGCCATGAGTACGTCACGCGTGGATCACAAACATCGAATCGAGCTCCCTGGTAGCCAGCCGGGGGACGTGTTCGAGGTGCAACGGCAGGCAGATGGAGGGTATGTCCTGGTACACCTTCATGAGCCTCCAACCGAGAGGCGAAAAACCCGCGACGAAATCCTCGAGGCCATCGATGCCAATCCGCTCAAGTTGTCGATGACCTGGGAAGAGATTCGAAAGGCTACGCGGGACCTGTGATTCTGCTGGATACCAACGTATTGGTCTACGCGGACGATCGCCATTCAACCTTCTTCAACTGGTCGAGACAGATCATTGCCGACGCATCATCAGTTGAGTCCGCTGTGACCAATCCTATCGTGATCGCCGAGCTTTGTGTTGGAGAAACGGACCCTGCCCCTATCCCCGCGCGTATTGAGGCGTGGGGTGTGATTCTCATCGATCTTCCGGTCGCCGCGTCGCTGTTGTGCGCGAACGCGTACAGGCTTTACCGTCAACGAAGACTGGCGGACTCCGGCAGGCCGGCCCCCGATGTGCCCCTTCCAGATTTTTTCATCGGAGCGCATGCCGCCATCATGGGGTGGGAATTGGCCACGGCTGATCCCGGGCGTTTCAAGACGTACTTCCCCGAAGTAACGCTTCTGCTGCCAGAGCAAACGGGCACGTAACGGAGCCTCCGTAGGCCGGCAGATCCCAGAACCTATCGCGGCGCCGCCCGCGCTCCCAGCCTTGATCACGCTTGTCGCTGTGCCAGGCGCCCGGGGGCGCCCCGCTTGTCAGGGCTCCGCGGGGGCGGAGGGGTTGAGCGGCGCCGTATCCCCTTCCCCGCCGGGTACATCCCGGTAGCGCGGGACGAGCGGGGTCAGGTCGTCGTCAACGATCAGATCGCGCTCGAGCTCCATGGCGAGGTCCATCACGGCGGTCACCCGGGCCTCGGGCGCGCGGGGATGGCGCCGAAGCACAACGCGGACCTGCGCGGGCGCCTCGGTGAAGAGGCCGCGCAAATCGTCAAGGCTCGCCCGCTCTCCCCCGGCGTGAATATCGCCGCTCTGCCCGACGGCGACCGCGATTTCGTTCTTGCCGGCGGATACGGTGTTCGCCAGCCGGCCCCAGAGCGATTTCTGGTTGTGGCGGTGCGCGCTGGAAATCGATTCCTCGGCGCGCGCGAGCATGGCGGCGTGCGGGTCGGTGAACTCATCAACGATGGTGGGGGTAATGAAAATCAGCAGCGAGCTCTTCTGGGACTGCTTGTTCGGGTAACGGAACAGGCGGCCGATACCCGGCAGATCGCCCAGGAACGGGGTGCGGGTCTCCGTGGTCCCGGCGCGGTCGCGGCGGAGGCCGCCGAGGACCACCGTGTCACCGGACTGGATCCGGAGCTGGGTTTCGGCGCGGCGGACGGTCTTCTGCGGAACGGTGGAGGCCTGATCGCTGGCGAGGACGCGCACTTCCACGAAGGTGCTGTCCTCGGCGCTGATGTCGAGGAGAATGTTTTCCTTCGACGTGATGCGCGGGAGGACCTTGAGAATCGTCCCCACGTCAATGAACTCGACGCGGTTGGTGTTGTTCACGGCGCCGAGGTTGTTGAAGCTGGTGTTGAAGAAGGTGGTCGCGGAAACGAAGGGCACCTGGGTGGCGTTCTCGAAGATGGCCTCCTCCCCAT
The window above is part of the Candidatus Hydrogenedentota bacterium genome. Proteins encoded here:
- a CDS encoding type II toxin-antitoxin system VapC family toxin; this encodes MILLDTNVLVYADDRHSTFFNWSRQIIADASSVESAVTNPIVIAELCVGETDPAPIPARIEAWGVILIDLPVAASLLCANAYRLYRQRRLADSGRPAPDVPLPDFFIGAHAAIMGWELATADPGRFKTYFPEVTLLLPEQTGT